A single Actinomadura algeriensis DNA region contains:
- a CDS encoding alkaline phosphatase PhoX, whose protein sequence is MSLDRRKFLYAAAVAGGAAALPGALWRRAFADGPAQPGPSPYGPLRAADANGLHLPEGFGSRVVARSLQRVEGTRYTWHPAPDGGACFPDGDGWIYVSNSEVPVVGGASAVRFDASGGVTSAYRILNGTTLNCAGGGTPWNTWLSCEEHDWGLVFETDPRGEDDAAARPAMGRFKHEAAACDPDRRVVYLTEDQGDGCFYRFVPETWGDLSAGTLQVLVGSGPGAVRWADVPQPEWWWTPTRDQVAGAMRFEGGEGCHYSRGTCYFTTKGDGRVWAYRASAERLEIAYDDDLVSGEPTLTGVDNVTAASSGDLYVAEDGGNMEINIITPDGIVAPVLRVAGHAESEITGPAFSPDGSRLYFSSQRGESGFIGGTDGRTYEVAGPFRR, encoded by the coding sequence ATGTCCCTTGACCGACGCAAGTTCCTGTACGCCGCGGCGGTGGCCGGCGGAGCGGCGGCCCTGCCGGGGGCGCTGTGGCGCCGGGCGTTCGCCGACGGGCCCGCCCAGCCCGGCCCGAGCCCGTACGGGCCGCTCCGGGCGGCGGACGCGAACGGGCTGCATCTTCCGGAAGGGTTCGGCAGCCGGGTCGTGGCGCGCTCGCTGCAGCGGGTCGAGGGGACCCGGTACACCTGGCATCCGGCGCCGGACGGGGGCGCGTGCTTCCCCGACGGCGACGGCTGGATCTACGTGAGCAACTCCGAGGTCCCGGTCGTGGGCGGGGCGTCGGCCGTGCGGTTCGACGCGTCCGGCGGTGTGACGTCCGCGTACCGGATCCTGAACGGGACCACGCTGAACTGCGCGGGCGGCGGGACGCCGTGGAACACGTGGCTGTCGTGCGAGGAGCACGACTGGGGGCTGGTGTTCGAGACCGACCCGCGCGGGGAGGACGACGCGGCCGCGCGGCCCGCGATGGGGCGGTTCAAGCACGAGGCCGCGGCGTGCGACCCGGACCGGCGCGTCGTGTACCTCACCGAGGACCAGGGGGACGGGTGCTTCTACCGGTTCGTCCCCGAGACGTGGGGCGACCTGTCGGCCGGAACGCTGCAGGTGCTCGTCGGCTCCGGGCCCGGTGCCGTCCGGTGGGCGGACGTGCCGCAGCCGGAATGGTGGTGGACACCGACGCGCGACCAGGTCGCGGGCGCGATGCGGTTCGAGGGCGGCGAGGGCTGCCACTACTCGCGCGGGACCTGCTACTTCACGACGAAGGGCGACGGCCGGGTGTGGGCGTACCGGGCGTCCGCCGAGCGGCTCGAGATCGCCTACGACGACGACCTGGTGAGCGGCGAGCCGACCCTGACGGGCGTCGACAACGTGACGGCGGCGTCGTCCGGCGACCTGTACGTGGCCGAGGACGGCGGGAACATGGAGATCAACATCATCACGCCGGACGGGATCGTGGCGCCGGTGCTGCGGGTCGCCGGGCACGCGGAGTCGGAGATCACCGGGCCGGCGTTCAGCCCGGACGGGTCGCGCCTGTACTTCTCGTCGCAGCGCGGCGAGAGCGGCTTCATCGGCGGAACGGACGGGCGGACGTACGAGGTCGCCGGCCCGTTCCGCCGCTGA
- a CDS encoding MBL fold metallo-hydrolase: MDDTTTTITPLGGDVYEIDTRMAGYSGITAGYLILGDRPCLVEPGTSGSAPVVEAALRELGVGADDLATVVVTHIHLDHAGGVGDIARMYPRAEVVVHEKGARHLADPSRLMRSARMVYGDSLDTLFGELKPTDAARIRAVEETGTIDLGGGRRLESHYSPGHAKHHVGLVDSQTGDLYVGDAAGVYIPETADVRPATPPPDFDLDTTLASLEKFRALGPQRLLFAHYGPVTEVEVTLERSAEELRVWVDHVKDAKDRGLDLDHAVAMVVERTRDRYAVSRPDVDPEIAAKYEVLSSAESNVAGIMHALDRHA, from the coding sequence ATGGACGACACCACGACCACGATCACGCCGCTCGGCGGCGACGTGTACGAGATAGACACGCGGATGGCGGGCTACAGCGGCATCACCGCCGGGTACCTGATCCTGGGCGACCGCCCCTGCCTGGTGGAGCCCGGGACGTCCGGCTCCGCCCCGGTCGTCGAGGCCGCGCTGCGCGAACTGGGCGTGGGCGCCGACGACCTCGCGACCGTCGTCGTCACGCACATCCACCTCGACCACGCGGGCGGCGTCGGCGACATCGCCCGCATGTACCCGCGCGCCGAGGTCGTCGTCCATGAGAAGGGCGCCCGCCACCTGGCGGACCCGTCCCGGCTCATGCGCAGCGCCCGGATGGTGTACGGCGACAGCCTCGACACCCTGTTCGGCGAGCTGAAGCCGACGGACGCCGCGCGGATCCGCGCCGTCGAGGAGACCGGCACGATCGACCTCGGCGGCGGGCGGCGCCTGGAATCCCACTACTCCCCCGGCCACGCCAAGCACCACGTCGGGCTGGTGGACTCCCAGACCGGCGACCTGTACGTCGGCGACGCCGCGGGCGTCTACATCCCCGAGACCGCCGACGTGCGCCCCGCGACGCCCCCGCCGGACTTCGACCTCGACACCACGCTGGCGTCCCTGGAGAAGTTCCGGGCGCTGGGTCCGCAGCGGCTCCTGTTCGCCCACTACGGGCCCGTCACCGAGGTCGAGGTCACGCTGGAACGCTCCGCCGAGGAGCTGCGCGTCTGGGTCGACCACGTCAAGGACGCCAAGGACCGGGGCCTCGACCTCGACCACGCCGTCGCGATGGTCGTCGAACGCACCCGCGACCGCTACGCGGTGTCCCGCCCGGACGTCGACCCGGAGATCGCCGCCAAGTACGAGGTGCTCAGCAGCGCCGAGAGCAACGTCGCCGGGATCATGCACGCCCTCGACCGGCACGCGTGA